AGGTCCTTGGAGGCGTCGGAGAGGGCCTTCCAGAACTCGGGACGGTCGGTGTTCGTGCCGAGCTTCTCGGCGAGCTTCTGGGCCTCCAGCTGGAGGCGGAGGTTGTCGTCGAGGCGCTGCGGCGGGACGCCGTACTGCTGGAGCCAGGTCGTCTGAAGCGCCTTCGCCCCGCCGGCCTGCTGCTCCAGGCCGGACCGCATCGCCTGGATCTCCTTGCGGGAGACGCTCACTCCGGCGTTCTCGGCGGCGCGGTGCAGCACCCGGTCCAGGACCATGGTGTGCAGGGTGTCGCGGGTCAGGGTGCCGGTCCTGGCGATGACCTGCTGGTACTGCGCCTCGTCCGGTACGGCCGCCCGCTGGGCCGCGCGAACCTCGCCGACCCTCTCGTCCAGCTGCGAGACGGTGATCCGCTGGCCGCCCACCACGGCTGCCGCGCCGGGATGCGCGTCGTTCCCGCAGGCGGTGAGAAGGGGCGCCGCGGCGGCGATCGCGGCGGTGAGGACGAGCGCGGTGCGACGGCGGCGGTGCAAGGGAACCTCCCGAGGAGATTGTGCGACGGTGCACAAGGTCTTGCGATGATCGATGGTAGGCAGTGGCCAAGCTCTGGCCAACCCATTCGACCAACGATTCACCGGGACTTCCGGCACCGCCGCGCCTCACCCCGGGCGCCCGTCAGCCGCGGACCTGGCCCAGCCACTGCAGCGTCCTGCGGATCTCCGCACCGAGCGGGTGCCCGGGGCCGTGGGTGCGCTCCACGTCGTGCAGCAGCCGGGCCAGGGTGTCGTGGGCGGCTCCGCGGTCGCCGAGGGCGAGCTGGAGGTGCCCGATCCGGCGGCGGACGTCGTGCGCGAGCTCGGGTCCGCCGGCGGCGACGTACTGGTTCTCGTAGTACGGCAGGACCGCCCGGTACTCGGCGAGCGCCGCGGCCGGTTCGCCCAGCTGTTCCAGGCACTGGGCGGCCTCGTAGCGGTGGCGCAGGGCCTGCGGGTCGGCCTGGCCCGCCTCGGCGGCGCGTTCGTCGGCGAGGCGGCGCAGCTCGGGCAGGGCGCGCCGGTACTGCCCGTCGTCCAGGAGCGTGGCCGCGTACTGCTTGCGCAGGGTGCGTACGACCGGGGAGTTCGCGCCGTGCTGTTCGGCGGCGGCGGGCAGGATCGCCCCGAGGATGTCGACGGCCTGGGTGACACGGCCCTCGCCGAGGAGCCGCTTGACCTCGTCGACGGCGCGGGCGATGTCCGTCTGCCCCGGTGTCTCTGTGACGGGTGTGGCCGGCGCGGGCCGCGGCGCGGGGGTGCGCGCACGGTCGGGCCAGGGGGCGTGCGGGCGCAGGAAGGGGCGGGTGGGGTCGAGGGCCGCTCCGGTGGGCGTCCCGCGCGCGGGCAGGAGCAGCTCCAGGTGCTCGTAGACCTCCTGCGCGGAGGCGGGCCGGTGCTGCGGGTCCTTGGCCAGGAGGCGCAGGACGAGGGCCTCCAGGGCCTCGGGGACTTCGGGCCGGATGCGGCGTACGGGCAGCGGGGGCTCGTACAGGTGCCGGTGCAGGACGCCGAGGGCCGTGGAGCCGGAGAACGGCACGTCGCCGCTGAGCAGTTCGTGCAGGACCACACCGAGCGCGTACAGGTCGGTGTAGGGGCCGACGGCGCCGCCCATCGCCTGCTCCGGGGCCATGTAGGCGGGCGAGCCGATGGGCGTGCCGGTGTGGGTGAGGCGGGTGGTGTCCGCGTCCATGACGGAAGCGACACCGAGGTCGAGAACGGTGACCGTGCCGTCCTGCTTCACCATCACGTTGCGCGGCTTGAGGTCGCGGTGGACGATCGGCACCGCGTGCACGGCGCTCAGCACGGCGCACAACTGGGCCGCGACCGCGACCGCCCACTGCCACGGGTACGGGGTGTGCTCGGCGAGGTGGTCGCCGAGGTCGGCGCCGTCGACGTACTGCATGACGAGGAACAGCTCCTCGCCCTCGCTGCCCGCGTCGTGCACGGTGACCAGGCCGGGGTGGTCGACCTGCGCGGTCACCCGGCACTCCCGCACGAAACGGCGCCGCAGTTCCTCCGCGTCCTGCCCCGCCACCTTGTCGGGGCGCAGCAGCTTCACCGCCACGCGCCGGTCGAGCCGCTGGTCGTACGCCGTCCAGACCTGGCCCATGCCGCCCTGCCCGAGGAGGGCGGACAGTTCGTAGCGCCCGGCGACGACACGTCCTGCCGCCGCGGTCACCGTCCGCCCTCGTGGTCGCCGTCCCGGTGGCCTTCGCCCTCGTGCCGGCGCAGGTAGTCGCTGAGCTCGTCGAGTTCGGCGCGGACCTGGTCGATGCGGGCCGGGGCGGGGCGCTGAGGGGACTGCGGCGGCTGGAGCGGGCCCGCGACCGGGGGCGTGTCGTGCGGGGCCGGTGTGTGCGGCCCGGGTTGCTGCGGGACGGGCGTGGACGTCGGGGGGTACGGCGGCGCCTGCTGCGGATAGCCGTACGGGGCCTGCACGACGGTCGGGGCGTGGGGCGGCGCGTAACCGGCGAACGTCCGCCGCTCGCTGTGGTGTGCGATGTCCACGACGAGGAAGTAGATGGCGGCGCCCGCTCCGAGCAGCAGGATCACGGCGAGCGCGATGTCGGTCCGGTAGTCGCTCTCCGGCAGCGCGCCGACCACGGCGAAGCACGCGATGGCCAGGGGCAGGCTCACCCAGGCCAGCACCCAGTCGAAGGCCCGTCCGCGCAGCACGGCCACCCGGAACAGCGGTACGCAGGCCAGCACCCCGCAGGTGAGGAAGCCGGCTGCTGCGAACAGCACACGCAGGGAGATGACCGTTGCCGCGCTGCGGGGAGGC
The Streptomyces tuirus genome window above contains:
- a CDS encoding SurA N-terminal domain-containing protein, whose amino-acid sequence is MHRRRRTALVLTAAIAAAAPLLTACGNDAHPGAAAVVGGQRITVSQLDERVGEVRAAQRAAVPDEAQYQQVIARTGTLTRDTLHTMVLDRVLHRAAENAGVSVSRKEIQAMRSGLEQQAGGAKALQTTWLQQYGVPPQRLDDNLRLQLEAQKLAEKLGTNTDRPEFWKALSDASKDLNVDLNPRYGTWDVQKSSRADAKTPWVREVTAAQTQQGL
- a CDS encoding serine/threonine-protein kinase — translated: MSALLGQGGMGQVWTAYDQRLDRRVAVKLLRPDKVAGQDAEELRRRFVRECRVTAQVDHPGLVTVHDAGSEGEELFLVMQYVDGADLGDHLAEHTPYPWQWAVAVAAQLCAVLSAVHAVPIVHRDLKPRNVMVKQDGTVTVLDLGVASVMDADTTRLTHTGTPIGSPAYMAPEQAMGGAVGPYTDLYALGVVLHELLSGDVPFSGSTALGVLHRHLYEPPLPVRRIRPEVPEALEALVLRLLAKDPQHRPASAQEVYEHLELLLPARGTPTGAALDPTRPFLRPHAPWPDRARTPAPRPAPATPVTETPGQTDIARAVDEVKRLLGEGRVTQAVDILGAILPAAAEQHGANSPVVRTLRKQYAATLLDDGQYRRALPELRRLADERAAEAGQADPQALRHRYEAAQCLEQLGEPAAALAEYRAVLPYYENQYVAAGGPELAHDVRRRIGHLQLALGDRGAAHDTLARLLHDVERTHGPGHPLGAEIRRTLQWLGQVRG